The genomic region GCCTCGAACAACGTAAGCGCGGGGCCCGGCTGACTGTTTATTAATTCGCCGTTCACGGGATCTCATCAAAAAGGCGGCTTGGGGAAGAGGTGAAATGTCGCAGAGCCGCCCATGGAGTGCAGCCGCACAGGATCACATGGCGAGCACTTGAGTCACGATTCCCCCGgatgacgtcgtcgtgttTATGTACAGTAGTCTCCTCTGTTTAATGTCTTGGAAGAAAACGAATGTACTGCACCTCCAGCCGGGGCCAATGCCTCCATCCGTCATGAACATCCTGTCTGCGTTGCATCCATATTCAGACGTCCATCACCAGCCGGTTCACGTGCTCTTCCTAAAGTACACGCTGGGGCCATTGATCTGGCAAGTCTCTTGCACGTCTCCTTCACTGCTGAAGCTGGCGTTGGACCCCGAATTCACGCTGGGGACGGTAGTTGCACTGGCGTTGGTGTGATAGCCCGAAAGGCTTGCAATGTCTAGTGTGGCCACCAGGTCGCCTTCCACGTAAAACGTGCTCCCGTTGCGCTGCTCTCCAGGCCCCTCCTTCTTCGCGTCTCGGTGCTCCGTCGTGTCCTTCAGACCAGgcaagatggcggcggcgccctcgactcGGGCGCCGTTCCACTGATTCACGTTGGGCCCCGCGTAGTTGCCCACGTGGTTGGCTCTGGAGCCCCGTCGAAGCGCTGCAGAATCACGGGCCCCATTGATTTGAAGTAAAACGCCGTTGGAGTCTACATTCGGCACGGAAAGCCTGCGACCCTCTCCACGATACGCGTCAGAAGGAGCCGAGTGCGCCATGACAGTGCTGTTCTCGCTCTGTCCCCGCGGAGGAAAAGCTTCAAGTATGCGATCGCGTCCGGTCTCGTTGGTGATGATCTGGGTTCGAGTGCCGGACATGGTGTTCTCTTGGTCTCTTTCAGGGGTACCGATGAGCCTGTTGATATTCACGTTTATTTGTTGCACCTTCTGTAAAGTGACGTCGTCCATGTAAAGCAACAGGCTCGTCTTTtgacgctcgacggcgctTATGGCGTTGTTGAGGTCCTGTTGCTTATGGAGCAGAAAGAAGGCCCGCGTCAGCCACTGCTTGCCGAGGATGGTCGCAAGACCTGTCTGTTGAATCAGCTCCAAGAGAGTTTTGGTATACCGTTCGACCTCCGGCGTTTGTAAGGAGGGATTCTTAGTTATCAGGTCCGACAATTGGCTCACTTCTGTAAGCTCCCTGTTGTAGTTTTCCAGCGTTTTTGTAGACTTCTTGAGGCCGTGTATATGGCTCGAGATCGACAGGCAGAGTTGGCCCAACTGCACTGCCGCACTAACGACGCCTACGACCTCAGCCATTTTGCCTTGTTTTCCAGCCGGGTCACGTTGACATAAAGCCGCCTGGGCGGACGGGACCAAAAAAGCCCTGATTCGCCCCAGTACCTTGCTGCCGGGTTCAAGGGTATTGCGAGGTCTCACGGCTGTCGGGGGAGGGACTGCAAGGCAGTGAACAACGGCTGAGGTTCTGCTGACAGGCAAACTCGAGGCGTTCCAGAGCTGAAGGTCACGAAGCCTCATGCAAGGATGTCGACGGGGGGGAAACTTGCGGGCGTCGAGATGGCTTCaggcccggcggccgcagcgggGGGTCGTGATCGGAGACCGGGATGAACGCGAAAGTTGGAGGGGCGGGTTGAGGGCGGGGACACTGCCCCAGACTCGGCTGCCTTGTTCTGAAATCGAGTGCCGGGTCGTGTCCAAAGAGACTTTTTTTCTTCTGtcatgttgccgccgccgagttgTCGAGCATGCTGTGCGAGTTGACTCC from Purpureocillium takamizusanense chromosome 12, complete sequence harbors:
- a CDS encoding uncharacterized protein (EggNog:ENOG503PN4Q), giving the protein MRLRDLQLWNASSLPVSRTSAVVHCLAVPPPTAVRPRNTLEPGSKVLGRIRAFLVPSAQAALCQRDPAGKQGKMAEVVGVVSAAVQLGQLCLSISSHIHGLKKSTKTLENYNRELTEVSQLSDLITKNPSLQTPEVERYTKTLLELIQQTGLATILGKQWLTRAFFLLHKQQDLNNAISAVERQKTSLLLYMDDVTLQKVQQINVNINRLIGTPERDQENTMSGTRTQIITNETGRDRILEAFPPRGQSENSTVMAHSAPSDAYRGEGRRLSVPNVDSNGVLLQINGARDSAALRRGSRANHVGNYAGPNVNQWNGARVEGAAAILPGLKDTTEHRDAKKEGPGEQRNGSTFYVEGDLVATLDIASLSGYHTNASATTVPSVNSGSNASFSSEGDVQETCQINGPSVYFRKST